The Zobellia alginiliquefaciens genome contains a region encoding:
- a CDS encoding patatin-like phospholipase family protein, which yields MKDLETKSLGLVLSGGGVRGMAHIGLIQAMNEFGLTASVIGGSSVGALVGALYANGNSVLDMMAFFKETPLFKYNFLTIVKPGFIDTDRYFDVFKAFFPDDTFEALHKKLHVTATNLEKGDLEYFSEGELIRPLLASAALPPVFSPVEMNGGLYADGGIMNNFPLEPVMGQAEYIIGSNVSVVSELNKTHLKNSIQLTGRVTGLMIYAINRKKLEACDLLMEFKELEHIGVLDRKGIEKAYLIGYENTARKLEELLKKPQL from the coding sequence ATGAAGGACTTAGAAACAAAATCACTGGGACTTGTGCTTTCTGGCGGAGGGGTACGCGGTATGGCTCATATCGGTCTAATTCAGGCTATGAACGAGTTTGGACTTACCGCTAGTGTCATAGGAGGTAGTAGCGTAGGGGCTTTAGTAGGCGCATTGTACGCCAACGGAAACTCGGTTCTAGATATGATGGCCTTTTTTAAGGAAACCCCTTTATTTAAATACAACTTCCTGACTATAGTAAAGCCCGGTTTTATTGATACCGATAGGTATTTTGATGTATTCAAAGCCTTTTTTCCCGATGATACGTTTGAAGCTCTTCATAAAAAACTACACGTAACGGCTACCAACCTTGAAAAGGGAGATCTTGAATATTTTTCTGAAGGAGAGCTTATTAGACCATTATTGGCATCTGCAGCATTACCACCGGTTTTTAGTCCCGTAGAGATGAATGGAGGACTTTATGCGGATGGCGGTATTATGAACAACTTTCCGCTGGAACCGGTTATGGGTCAGGCGGAATATATTATTGGTAGTAATGTCTCGGTGGTTAGTGAGCTCAATAAAACTCACCTTAAAAATTCAATACAGCTTACGGGCAGGGTAACCGGCCTTATGATTTACGCCATCAACAGAAAAAAACTTGAAGCTTGCGATTTGTTAATGGAGTTTAAGGAACTGGAACATATTGGGGTGTTAGACCGGAAAGGAATTGAAAAGGCCTATCTCATTGGTTATGAAAATACAGCGAGAAAATTAGAAGAGCTATTAAAAAAGCCACAACTGTAA
- a CDS encoding ferredoxin--NADP reductase: MVHFHSLTVKHIKPLTPSSVAITFTIPKDLIQTFDFVPGQYITIKMELKGKEIRRAYSICSSPKSDCFTIGVKKVDKGGFSDYAHTKLKAGDVLEVMPPEGRFTFQPTGKVKNIAAFAAGSGITPIMSIAKAVLADNPKNKFVLVYGNKSHKEAMFYTDLAKLELEYAGRFNVYFITSQTQEDDSLFGRIDVSTVNYALNNKQKDVDFDGYYLCGPEAMINLVSDTLQENDIPKDKIHFELFTTTEILDELPEQAEGKTKVTIMVDDEEFTLEMDKKEIVLDAVLKQNIDAPYSCQGGVCSSCIARITEGKAEMVKNQILTDGEIEEGLILTCQAHPTTPTLKVDYDDV; encoded by the coding sequence ATGGTGCATTTTCACTCCTTGACCGTAAAACATATAAAACCGCTTACACCAAGTTCGGTTGCTATAACTTTTACCATACCTAAAGACCTTATACAAACTTTTGATTTTGTTCCCGGGCAATATATTACCATTAAAATGGAGCTCAAAGGCAAAGAGATCAGAAGGGCTTACTCTATCTGTTCTTCACCTAAAAGCGATTGTTTTACAATTGGCGTCAAGAAAGTTGATAAAGGCGGATTCTCAGATTACGCACATACCAAACTAAAAGCCGGTGATGTTTTAGAAGTGATGCCTCCTGAAGGTAGGTTTACTTTTCAGCCTACCGGTAAAGTGAAAAACATTGCGGCTTTTGCTGCGGGTAGTGGTATAACACCGATTATGAGTATTGCTAAGGCGGTATTGGCAGATAACCCTAAAAACAAATTTGTTCTCGTTTACGGAAATAAATCCCATAAAGAAGCGATGTTCTATACTGATTTGGCAAAATTGGAACTAGAGTACGCGGGCCGATTTAATGTGTATTTCATTACTAGCCAGACCCAAGAAGACGATTCTCTTTTTGGACGTATTGATGTGTCCACGGTAAATTATGCGCTTAATAATAAACAGAAAGATGTAGATTTTGATGGGTATTACCTTTGTGGACCGGAAGCAATGATAAATTTAGTTTCCGATACGCTACAAGAGAACGACATTCCAAAAGATAAAATTCATTTTGAACTCTTTACCACAACCGAAATTTTAGATGAGCTACCCGAGCAAGCGGAAGGCAAAACTAAAGTTACCATTATGGTTGACGATGAGGAATTCACTTTAGAGATGGATAAAAAGGAGATAGTTCTTGATGCTGTTCTCAAGCAGAATATTGATGCTCCTTATTCTTGCCAAGGTGGAGTTTGTAGTAGCTGTATTGCCAGGATAACGGAAGGAAAAGCCGAAATGGTAAAAAACCAGATTCTTACCGATGGCGAAATCGAAGAAGGTTTGATTCTTACTTGCCAGGCGCACCCGACAACACCCACCTTAAAAGTAGATTATGATGATGTTTAA
- a CDS encoding nucleoside hydrolase: MTKKKVWIDTDLSVGMTREKRKGYCDVDDGYAVLQLIKADTIDVCGISAVFGNTVIENSYPLSQKMSTEFALGEIPVYRGAGEAINLKAVESNEAVDAFAEALRKQPMIIMAIGPATNVGLLLLKYPELKSQILEVVLVAGRRTPKDYFRIGNKGNHAQDLNFDLDNDAFRILFENGVPVTLCPFEISNKVWIKADDLDALANGDKGNQWIAEASRAWLQQWLDQGADGFNPFDVLASHYIISPEDIVSEELHARLEIHQDDTVKENEKQVFKPYLICDKKEGFPVKYCYDVVSDYHKKLMDSLLK; encoded by the coding sequence ATGACGAAGAAAAAGGTATGGATAGACACTGATCTTTCAGTGGGTATGACAAGAGAGAAGCGCAAAGGCTATTGCGATGTTGACGATGGGTATGCCGTTTTGCAACTGATAAAAGCTGATACTATTGATGTTTGTGGCATCAGTGCCGTTTTTGGAAACACGGTTATTGAAAATTCATATCCGCTGAGCCAAAAAATGAGTACTGAGTTTGCTCTTGGCGAAATACCTGTTTATAGAGGAGCTGGCGAAGCTATAAACCTCAAAGCGGTAGAAAGTAACGAAGCTGTTGATGCGTTCGCAGAAGCGCTCCGTAAACAGCCCATGATAATTATGGCTATTGGTCCCGCAACCAACGTTGGCCTTTTACTTTTAAAATACCCAGAACTGAAGAGCCAGATTTTAGAAGTGGTTTTGGTTGCCGGTCGTAGAACCCCTAAAGACTATTTTAGGATTGGGAACAAGGGCAATCACGCACAAGACCTAAATTTTGATTTGGATAATGATGCGTTTCGTATACTATTCGAAAATGGCGTGCCGGTAACTCTTTGTCCATTTGAGATTTCTAATAAAGTTTGGATTAAAGCCGATGATTTAGATGCTTTGGCAAACGGTGATAAAGGAAATCAATGGATAGCGGAAGCTTCCCGTGCTTGGTTACAGCAATGGCTAGATCAAGGTGCTGATGGGTTCAATCCTTTTGATGTATTGGCGAGCCATTATATTATTTCACCTGAGGATATTGTTTCCGAAGAACTTCATGCTCGACTAGAAATTCATCAGGATGATACGGTCAAAGAAAACGAGAAACAAGTGTTCAAACCGTATTTGATATGCGACAAGAAAGAAGGTTTTCCCGTGAAGTACTGTTACGATGTAGTTTCAGACTATCACAAAAAATTGATGGATAGTCTATTGAAATAA